The DNA sequence ACGGCGTGACGACCGTGGAGCTGGACAACCTCGCCGCCGAAACTGCTGCCTCGCTCACCACCCGCCACCCCGACTACGCCATCCTGGCGGCGCGCATCGCGGTGAGCAACCTGCACAAGGTGACTTCCAAGTCGTTCAGCAGCACCATGAAGCGGCTGTACACCTACGAGGACCCCAAAAACGGCGACAATGCCTCGCTGCTGGCCAAGGACGTGTGGGAGGTCATCCACAAGCACGCCGCCACGCTGGACTCGGCCATCATCTACGACCGGGACTACAACTATGACTTCTTCGGCTTTAAGACCTTGGAGCGCAGCTACTTGCTGCGCCTGGAGGGCAAGGTGGTGGAGCGGCCCCAGCATATGCTGATGCGCGTGTCGGTGGGCATCCACAAGGAAGACATTGAGTCGGCCATCAAAACCTACAATTTGATGTCGGAGCGCTGGTTCACCCACGCTACGCCCACGCTCTTCAACGCGGGCACGCCGAAGCCGCAGATGTCGTCGTGCTTCCTGCTGACGATGAAGGACGACTCGATTGACGGCATTTACGACACGCTGAAAAACTGCGCGCTGATTTCGCAGAGCGCCGGCGGCATTGGCCTGTCCATCAGCAATGTGCGGGCCACGGGCTCCTACATCAAGGGCACGAACGGCAACTCGAACGGGCTGGTGCCGATGCTGAAGGTATTCAACGACACTGCCCGCTACGTGGACCAGGGCGGTGGGAAGCGCAAGGGCGCGTTTGCCATTTACCTGGAGCCCTGGCACGCCGACGTGTTCGAATTCCTCGACCTGAAGAAGAACCACGGCAAGGAGGAAATGCGCGCCCGCGACCTGTTTTACGCCATGTGGACGCCGGATTTGTTCATGAAGCGGGTGGAGGACAACGGCGACTGGACGCTGATGTGCCCCCACGAGTGCCCGGGCCTGGAGAACTCCTGGGGCCCCGAGTTCGAGAAGCTGTACCTGAAGTACGAGCGCGACGGCCGCGGCCGCAAAACCATCAAGGCGCAGGAGTTGTGGTTCGCCATCCTGGAAAGCCAGACGGAGACGGGCACGCCCTATATGCTGTTCAAGGACGCGGCCAACCGCAAATCGAACCAGCAAAACCTGGGCACGATTAAGAGCAGCAACCTGTGCACCGAGATTCTGGAGTACACTGATAAAGACGAGATTGCGGTGTGCAACCTGGCCTCGCTGGCGCTGCCCCGCTACCTCGTGACGGACGCCAAGGGCAACGTCACCTTCGACCACGACAAGCTGTACGAGGTGACCTACCAGGCCACGCTGAACCTGAACAAGGTGATTGACGTGAACTACTACCCGGTGCCCGAAACGCAGCGCAGCAACTTCCGCCACCGCCCCATCGGGCTGGGCGTGCAGGGCCTGGCCGATACGTTCATCGCCCTGCGCATGCCGTTCGAGAGCGACGAGGCCTCGGGCCTGAACGAGGACATCTTCGAAACCATCTACTTCGCCGCCATGACGGCCTCGAAGGACCTGGCCATGAAGGAGGGGGCCTACGAAACCTTCCAGGGCTCGCCCCTGAGCCAGGGCAAGTTCCAGTTCGACCTCTGGGGCGTGACGCCTAAGTCGGGCCGCTGGGACTGGGACACGCTGCGCGCCGAGGTAATTGAGCATGGCGTGCGCAACTCGCTACTAGTGGCGCCCATGCCCACGGCAAGTACCGCCCAGATTCTGGGCAACAACGAGTCGTTTGAGCCCTACACGAGCAACATTTACGTGCGGCGCGTGCTGAGCGGCGAGTTCATGGTGGTGAACAAGCACTTGCTGAAGGACCTGGTGGCCCTGGGCCTGTGGAACGACGCGATGAAGCAGGAAATCATCGCCGCCAACGGCTCGGTGCAGGGCATTGCCCGGGTGCCGCAGCACATCAAGGACCTGTACAAGACGGTGTGGGAGATTTCACAGCGCCGCATCATCGACATGTCGGCCGACCGCGGGGCCTACATCTGCCAGAGCCAGAGCCTGAACCTGCACGTGCTGAACGTGAACTTCGGCAAGCTCACCAGCATGCACTTCCACAGCTGGAAGCGCGGCCTGAAAACCGGCATGTACTACCTGCGCACCAAAGCCGCCGCCGACGCCATCAAGTTCACGGTGGAAAAGCAAGCCGCCGAAACCCTGGAGCCGATGCTCGTGGCCGCCCAGAACCAAAGCGACATGAGCTGCTCGCTGGATAACCCGGACGCCTGTGAGGCCTGCGGGTCGTAGTTCGGCGTGAAGTCCATTCCGTACCAACAGTTCGTAGCTCTACTGCGAATGCTGGGGCTGGTCTTGATTCGCACCGAGGCCAGCCACCAGCAATGGGATTTCCCATCTGAAGCAGGTAAAAAACTGCTTCGTACCATCACTATTCGTGACAAGGATAAAGACATCCCAATGTTGCATATGCACACCAACTTGAGCACGTTGGAGCTATCGGGAGTAGTAACCAGGGAAGAATTTAACAAAATGCTGGCGGAACAGGCCAATCCCAAGGCCGCGAAAGCCGCTGCTCGTAAGCGCAAAAACGAGCAGTAAGATCAAAGAAAAAGCCTCTGCTTTACCAGCAGGGGCTTTTTCTTTGAAAATCCGGGTGAACTTAAGCCGGTAATAGTACCTCTTCAGTGAGGATGCGGCGGCTACGGGCCGTTTGGTTAAGCAACTCGACGGACAACCGCGGGGGCTCGTAAACGGGCTCGGGCTGCTTAAGGAGCCGCCAGCCTAACGCCAGTAACAATTGGTCGAGAGTGCCACGCTCTGCCGTGTCTTTAAGGAAGATCGCCAACGCATCTTCAAACGCGGCGCGGGCCTCGTCTTCGGTGTCGCCGTAAGAAGATAACTCCAGCGCTGGGCAGTAAGCCACATATTGGCCGCTGTCGTCATCAAGAACGAGTAAAACCTCTACCTGGGCTTTGGTGAGGCGGCCGTGAGGGTCGGTGAGTAGCGTAGCCATAGGAAAACAAGCAAGGAAACCGAACCAAGGCCCGGTTTAAGTAAAGCTAGTGCAAAGTTCAATACCGTGAACAAGTATGGGGGGCGGTTCTGTTCGCGGGCACTTGCAACAGCATGGAGGCCATGAATATTCGCTAACCCACCTAACCTACCATATTCCGATAGAAAAGCAAGCCGCCGAAACCCTGGAGCCGATGCTCGTGGCCGCCCAGAACCAAAGCGACATGAGCTGCTCGCTGGATAACCCCGAGGATTGCGAGGCCTGCGGGTCTTAAGGGGGGGATAAAAAGAAGGCCGCTCAATTTGAGCGGCCTTCTTTTTATTACATAAGTATTTTTTTGATTCTATCCGAAGAGTAACTACCTATATCTTAACTACCAGGTAGTATACGAGCAAGATTCATAGAGTCTTTTTCCAATAGTATCCATTGGAGCAATGTCATATTTAGGTTTTTGGAGCAGTCCTAGTGCTTGAAGATCCTTAACCATTTGGTTCATTTCAACAAAGTTCGGGTCTTGGCCAAACTTTTTTTCCCCTTCGGCAAGGACTGTTTCTAATTCTTGGAGATCTTTCATGATTGAGGCGGGAAAAGTGAGGTTAGCTGAGAAGGATTGAAAAGTTAAAAGCCAAGCTTAGAATGAATTAGGGCAGGAAATTGGTGTCGTAAGATGTAGCTAAGAATCATATCGTTATAGCTTCTGATAAGGTTTCGCAGCGGAACATCCTTCGAATAGTCTTCTACTTCAAGCCTCAGTACTGTTTGAATGGTATTGATTCCGATGAACCGTCCGTGCGAATGCCATCTTTTGTTATCCCCCAAGTCTCTTGCAATAGAATCTGCTCTATCTATTTTTTCTTGGTTAGTTACAGGCTGTCCCTTCTTTTGGGCGTCCGTGCGATGGGTGGTCCAATCTTTAAATTTGTACTGAACTAGCCAATCCTTCATTAGGGAGATAGTTAGCTCTTTCGCCTGCTGATAAAAGTTTAGCTTAGCTATATCCTGTTGTTGCAACATCAGAAACTCCGCTTGGGTCAGAGTGCCAGCGGCAGACTTTTTGATGAACTCGTCAACTTTGTCCAAGTAACCCAAGGCTGGCACGTAAGCATTGCCAACGAGAACCTGGGGATCAATGGGACCTAATGAAGATGAATAGTCCATATAAATCTTGTCACCTGCCATACAGAACAGAGTGCCAGCTGACATTGCGAAATCAGGGACTACAAAGTACAATTCGCTATAGTTTGCCCTAACGATTTCGACCATTTTCTCGGTGGCTTCAGCTGAACCACCAGGCGTATTGAGAACAATAGTGAGTCTCTCATGCATCTTTTCTTGGTTTGCGGGGCTTTTTAATTCCTCTATGCAATCCCTGAAAAGCTTTATGTAAGAAATATCTATTGGTCCATAGTAAAACAGGACGTCAGAATCAAGTTTTGCTTCCAGATCTTTGAGTTGGTTGGTAACCAAATCGAAGATGGTCTTGTCAAATAGTTCTCTCGGAAGGCTCATTCTTATGTTAAAATTTCTGACTAAAGGTATGATGTTTATTATCACACTATAAAACTGCTTCCCGCTAAAGAGTCGTTTTAAAGCGACTGTCCCCAAAAAATATTTTATTCATGTATCAACAGGCACCTCCTAGCCGCTGCCGCCCCCGGTAGCGGCTGGTTTGCGCTTGGGGGTAGGGGCCCCGGGCGGGGTTTGTATCTTCGGCATATGGCAACTCCTGTTTCACCTACTCACCCACGCATTACTCTCGACTACGATATCTGCCACGGGCAACCCGTGGTGCATGGGCTGCGCTACCCGGTGTGGTCGGTGCTGGAATACGTGTCTTCCGGCATGAGCGAAGCCGAAATCCTGGCCGATTATCCAGACCTGGAAGCGGAGGACTTGCGCGCCTGCCAAGCCTATGCGGCGTCAATTCTGAAAAAGATAAGTCAGACCTTAGCAGGCGACGGAACCCGGCGGGCAGTGACGAAACAAGAGATGTTGGCGCACCTGATACAAACCGGAAAGGTGCCACCCGGCACGGTCCTGAACGAACGAGGGCAGCTACCCTTGCGGCACTAGTTGCTTACGCGGCGTGGTGCAGGGCCGCTTGCAGGTCGAGGGCTTCCAGGTCGGGCATTTCGGCCAGAATCTGCTCGGCGGTGAGGCCCGCGGCGAAAAGCTGGCGCACGTCGGCCACCCGGATGCGCATGCCCCGGATGCAGGGCCGGCCGCCGCACTGGCGCGGATTGGTGGTGATCCGCGCGAGCAATGATTCCATGTAGCGAAGGTACCAGCCGTTTCCGCGGCCGCTGGGGCCCCGGGCGCGGCGGGGTTGCGTTTGGATGTAGGGGCCCCGGGCGATGCGTTGAGCCGCTGCACTGGCGCCGAACGACTATTTTCGGGCGATTACTACCCGTTATTTCGTTTCAAGATGAGTTGGTTTAGCCGCCGTGCCCTGCGTTGTTTGATTGGCTTGCCTGGGCTGCTGGGCCTGGCGGCTTGCGCCACCACCCAGCACCAGCCCGTGGCTGGGGGCCCCGCGGGGGTGGCCCCGGTGTCGGTGCTGCTGCTGGGATGCAGCCACCTGGCGCAGCTTTACAAGGCCGGCAATGCAAATTCGGACGTGCTCACGCCGAAACGCCAGGCCGAGCTGGGGGCCGTCCTCGACGGGTTGCAGCGGTACCGGCCCGACGGCATTCTGGTGGAGGCCCTGCCCGAGCGGCAAGCCGCGCTCGACAGCCTCTACCAGCTTTACCGGCAGGGCCGGCTCGATTTGAGCACCCTGCCCGATGGCCGCTCCGAAGTGTACCAGCTGGGGTTTGCGCTGGGCAAGCGGCTGGGGCTGGCCCGCATCCACTGCGTGAATGCCCCGGGCGGCACCTCCCAAAGCATTCTGCACGAGGGCCAAAACATCGAAATTTATCAGCAAGCCACCGCCCGCTGGCGCGCCGTGGCCGCGCCCTTCGACCAGCAGCTGCTGGACGGCTCCCACACGCTGCCGCAGTACCTGCGGACGCTGAACGCCCCCGCCACGGTGCAGCAGCTGCACGCGCTGGTGTACCGCACGCCGGCCCGCGTCACCCACGGCACCCTGAAGACCGACCCCATGGTGGACGCGGCCTTCCTGAACCCCCAGTACGTGGGCGCCGAGTTTATTTCCGTGTTCTACAACCGCGACTTGAAGGTCTATTCCAACATCGTGACCACGCAGCTGGCCACCCACCAAACCCGCCAGCTCGTGCTAATGGGCGTGCGCCACGTAGGCTCGCTGCAAGGCATTTTCCGCGACGACCCGGCCTACCGAATAGTCGAAGCCGCGCCGTACTTAGGCCGCAACTAGCTGGGGGCCCGCGGCCTTGGGCGCGCCCGGGTACTGGGCTCCGGGCGCGGTGGGGTTGCGTTTGGGGGTAGGGCCCCGGCGCTAGTACAGGACGCGGCTTTTGCAAACGGCCCGCGCCATTTCCCCGGGGTAGTGAGTTGTACCTTCACCGTACCCGTTTTTCGGTGGCGCTCCGGCGCTTGCTCCTTATTCCTTTGGCACATGAAAAAACTTGCCTTCCTGCTCCTGGCGGCCGTGGCCGCTGGCTGCAACCAATCCTTTCCGCAAGCCGCCGCTACGGCCCCGGCTGCCGCACCAACGGCCGCCGGGCTGGGCCCGGGGGGCCCCACGGCGGCCATCAACACGCCCAAAGCCAAGCAGCTGCTGGCCCAGCCTGCTACGGTGGTGCTGGACGTGCGTACGCCCGCCGAATACCAAACCGGGCACTTGAGCCAGGCGCGCAACCTCGACGTGAGCAACGACGATTTTGCCCAGCAGGTAGCCAAGCTCGACACCGCCAAGACCTACGTGCTGTACTGCCGCTCGGGCAAGCGCAGCAGCAAAGCCGCCGACATCATGTACCAACAAGGTTTTCACCGGGTTGTGAACGGCGGGGGCTACGTTGATTTAAAGGAATAACCCCGGCCATTTGGCCCGCCCGGCGAAGCCCGTCGCGCCGCAGTTGGCCGGGTCGCGCGGGTAGTGGTTGGCTGGCTCTGCCTGGGGCGGGGCCGTTTTCGCGGTGGGTTGCACTTTGGGGCTGGGGCCCCGCCCTGCCCGTTTTCTCCGCACCCGTGCCGCCCACTAGTAAAAGCGCCGTGCCGCCGCCCGCGCTGCTGGCGCTAGCCAATGCGGTGTCGCACGTGCTTTGGTCGGTACTAGGGCTGGGGCCCCTCGGCGGGTGTTGCTTCCGGCAAGGCATTGGCCAGCAGCGGCAATGCAAATGCTGGGGCTCGGCTGGCTCAGCGCTGATTTAGAGCGAGGTAGGGCCCCGGCGGCACTAACTACTTCCTGGCGGCGGTGTGCTGCGGCCGGGAGTCGCCCGCCCAAGGGCATCGCCCATCGCCAGCGGCCGTATAGGGCTTTTATGATTCCACTGATTGCCCAAACGCCCCGCCTGACCATCCTCGCGGCCAGCCGGGCGCTGCTCACCGCCGAGCTGCACAAGCCCCAATACTTCCCGCTGCTGCTCGGGGCCGCCCTGCCCGCGGCCTGGCCTCTCCCCGGCGGCCCCAGCCGCGCGGCCCAGGAAGGCGCCCTGGCGCAGCTCACCGCCGGCGGGCGCGACGCCGCCGGCTGGTACGGCTGGTATGCGCTGCGCAAAGCCGAGGGCGACGTGCCGCGCACGCTGGTGGGTGTGGGCGGCTTCGCGGGGCCCCCGGACGCGGCGGGCATGGCCGAACTGGATTTTTTCATCGCCGAAGAATGGCGCGGCCAGGGCCTGGCCACCGAGCTGGTAGGTGGGTTGGTGCAACAGGCCGCCGCCACGGGCCGAGTGCGCCGGCTGGTGGCCCACACCCCGGCTGGCCACCCGGCCGCCCAGCAGGTGCTGCGCCGCAACGGCTTTGAGCCAGCCGAAACTGCGGCGGAGACCCTGTGCTTCGAGCGGGCCGTGGTGCCTGCGGCCGACGCCGCGCTGGGCCCGGTGGGGGCATAGCTGCCCGGTGGGCGGTGGCTACCTTTAGCAAAATAGCGCCGCGGCGGTTGCCGTGCGCTCGAGGGTCCCCCGCCGGGGCCCAATCGATGACGCTTCCAGCATGATTGTTCGCGAAAAAGGAAATTGGCTGCGCCTGCTGTTTGTATGGCACGGCTCGGTGTTGCCGCAAATTTTGCCGCGCCTGCTGGTGCTGGGGATACTGTCGGGGGCGGTGGTGTACGGGCACGGCCACCTGCTGCACTACAAAGTGCCGCTGAACGCGGCGCCCTTCACGCTGTTCGGCGTCACGCTGGCCATTTTCCTGAGCTTCTACAACAACGCCAGCTACGACCGTTTTTGGGAAGGGCGCAAGCAGTGGGGCGCGCTGCTGAACACCACTCGCTCGCTGGCGCGGCAGGCCCTCACGCTGGGCCACCACCCCGCCGACGCGCCGGGTCCCCCGCACTTCGTGCGGCTGCTCATTGCCTTCACCCACGCCCTGAAGCACCAGCTGCGGTACACCGACGCCGCCCCCGACCTGGCCCGGCTGCTGCCGGCTTCGGTGGCGCAGGCCGTGCAGGGCGCCGCGTTTAAACCCGTGCTGCTGCTGCTGGAAATGGGCCGCTGGGTGCAGCAAGGCCGGGAAAATGGCCAGTTCGACACCACCACGCAGCTGGCTTTCGACCACAACTTCAACCTGCTGGCCGACATTGTGGGCGGGTGCGAGCGGCTGGCGGGTACGCTTATTCCGTATACTTACAGCGTCATTCTGCACCGCACGGTGTACCTGTACTGCTTTCTGCTGCCATTTGGGCTCGTGGACAGCATTGGCTGGCTAACGCCGCTCATCGTGGTTTTTGTAGGCTACACCTTCATGGCCCTCGATGCCATCATGCGCGAAATTGAAGAGCCTTTTGGCTTGGGAGCCAACGATCTAGCATTGAACACCATGAGCCACACCATCGAAAGCACCTTGCTCGAAATGGTGGGCGCGCCCGTTCCGCCCGCCCCGGAACGCGCCGCGCGCTACATCTTCGACTAGCGGTGGGGCCCCGGCCGCTGGTTTTCACCCTTTAGTTTTTCTATTGCATGAAAGTTTATACGCTTGCCCTTGGCCTGGGCGGGGCCGCCCTGTTGGCGGGCAGCGCCCGCTCGGCTGCTCCTGCCAAAACCTATGACCTGGTAATCAGCCACGTGGGCGTGGTGGACGTGGTTACCGGCCAGGTACTGCCCGACCAAACGGTGGCCGTGGCCGGCGGCAAAATTGTGCAGGTGGGCCCCGCCGCCCGGGCCCGCTACGCCGCCCGGCAGACCATCGACGGCACCGGCCGCTACCTGATGCCCGGGCTATGGGACATGCACGTGCACTTCCGCGGCGGCGACAGCCTGGCGGCGGCTAATAAGAAAAGCCTCGCGCTGTACCTGGTTCATGGCATCACGACGGTGCGCGACTGCGGCGGCGACCTCACGCAACGGATTTTCGCGTGGCGGCGCGCCGAAGATGCGGGTACGCTGGCGGGGCCCCGCATCTTCACGTCGGGGCCCAAAATTGACGGCCCTGCGGCCTACTGGCCCGGTTCGCTGGAAGTGGAAACGCCCAACCAAGTCAGCCAGGCCCTCGACTCGCTGCAACGGCTGAAGGTGGACTTTGTGAAGATTTACGATAGCAAAATTTCGCCCGAGGCCTACCTGAACACCATCACCCAGGCCGAAGCCCGTGGCATGAAAACCACTGGCCACATGCCCTACTCCGTCACGCTGGGCGACGCCGTGTCGCGAGGCCTGGACGCTACGGAGCACTTGTACTACGTTTTCAAAGCCTGCTCAAGCAAAGAAGACAGCCTTACGGCTGTGGTGCGGGCCAGTCTGAAAACGCCCAAGCCGCTGGGGCTGTTTGCCATGTTGCCGGCCGTGTACGATACCTACAGCCCAGCCGCGGCAGCGCGCATTTTTCAGGCCATGGCCACCCACCACACGGCCGCCGTGCCCACGCTGGCCATTGGCAAAACCCTGGCCGAGCTGGGCGAAAACGACCACGCCCACGACTCACTGCGGGCTTACATCGACCCCAAAATCCAGGCCACCTACGCGCGGCGGCTGGCCAGCGCCCGCCTGCAGCCCGCCGCCACCCGGGCTTTCACTCAGAAGCTGGAAGCTAAGTTCATGACCCTTGTGCCGCAGATGCAGGCCGCGGGGGTCGTGCTGCTGGCGGGCTCCGACAGCGGGGCCTTCAACTCGTTTATGTACCCCGGGTCCTCGCTGCAAGATGAGCTGACGCTGCTGGTGCAGGCCGGCCTCACGCCCGCCCAGGCCCTACGCGCGGCCACCCTCAACGGGGCCCGGTTCATGGGCGTGGCCGACCGCAGCGGCACCATTGCCGTGGGCAAAGACGCCGACTTGCTGCTGCTGAACGCCAACCCGCTGGCCAACATCAACAACGTGAAGCAGATAGCCGCTGTGGTGGCGCGCGGCAAAGCCTACCAGCGCGCCGACCTGAACCGGATGCTGGCGGCTGTAAAAAACAAGTAGCGTGGGCTTTACGAGTCCGCGCGTTGAACGGCAATCGTTCGACGCGCGGACTCACAAAGCCCACGCTACAAGTCGGGTAAGCTACTTTACGCCCGGCCCATTTGCCGGAGGAAAGCCACGTGCGAGGCCACGGCGTAGCGCATCTTGGGGTATTCCTGGTAGGGGAGGCCGAACTCCTCGCAGGTCTGGCGGATGATTTTGCTCAGCTTGGGGTAGTGCACGTGCGAGATTTTGGGGAACAAGTGGTGCTCGACCTGGAAGTTGAGGCCCCCCACGAGCCAGCTAATCACGCGGCTGTCGGTGGCGAAATTGGCGGTGGTGCGTAGCTGGTGGATGGCCCAATCGTCCTCCATTTTGCGGGTGGTTTCGTGGGGCACGGGGAAGGCTGCCTGCTCGACGGTGTGCGCCAGCTGGAACACGATGCTGAGCGTGAAGCCGGCCACGGCGCTCGTCAGCAGGAAGCCGGCCAGCCAGGGGCCCCAGCCCACCATGTAAATGGGCAGGGCCACGTATAGTCCTAAATTCAGGAGCTTGAAGCCCCAGAAAATCAGGTGGTCGTTGGTGCTCATTGGCTTGAGGTCCACGCTACCGATTTTGCGGCTGAAATACTTCTGGTAGTCGGTGAAGAAAATCCAGGAGATGTAGAGCAGGCAGTAGAAAAACCCGAAGTACAGGTGTTGAAAGCGGTGGGCGCGGTGGCGGGGCTGGTCGGGCGTCATGCGCATCCAGGGCCGGATGTCGAGGTCGTCGTCCACGCCGTCGATGTTGGTGTACATGT is a window from the Hymenobacter nivis genome containing:
- a CDS encoding amidohydrolase family protein → MKVYTLALGLGGAALLAGSARSAAPAKTYDLVISHVGVVDVVTGQVLPDQTVAVAGGKIVQVGPAARARYAARQTIDGTGRYLMPGLWDMHVHFRGGDSLAAANKKSLALYLVHGITTVRDCGGDLTQRIFAWRRAEDAGTLAGPRIFTSGPKIDGPAAYWPGSLEVETPNQVSQALDSLQRLKVDFVKIYDSKISPEAYLNTITQAEARGMKTTGHMPYSVTLGDAVSRGLDATEHLYYVFKACSSKEDSLTAVVRASLKTPKPLGLFAMLPAVYDTYSPAAAARIFQAMATHHTAAVPTLAIGKTLAELGENDHAHDSLRAYIDPKIQATYARRLASARLQPAATRAFTQKLEAKFMTLVPQMQAAGVVLLAGSDSGAFNSFMYPGSSLQDELTLLVQAGLTPAQALRAATLNGARFMGVADRSGTIAVGKDADLLLLNANPLANINNVKQIAAVVARGKAYQRADLNRMLAAVKNK
- a CDS encoding rhodanese-like domain-containing protein, which codes for MKKLAFLLLAAVAAGCNQSFPQAAATAPAAAPTAAGLGPGGPTAAINTPKAKQLLAQPATVVLDVRTPAEYQTGHLSQARNLDVSNDDFAQQVAKLDTAKTYVLYCRSGKRSSKAADIMYQQGFHRVVNGGGYVDLKE
- a CDS encoding DUF5694 domain-containing protein; this translates as MPGLLGLAACATTQHQPVAGGPAGVAPVSVLLLGCSHLAQLYKAGNANSDVLTPKRQAELGAVLDGLQRYRPDGILVEALPERQAALDSLYQLYRQGRLDLSTLPDGRSEVYQLGFALGKRLGLARIHCVNAPGGTSQSILHEGQNIEIYQQATARWRAVAAPFDQQLLDGSHTLPQYLRTLNAPATVQQLHALVYRTPARVTHGTLKTDPMVDAAFLNPQYVGAEFISVFYNRDLKVYSNIVTTQLATHQTRQLVLMGVRHVGSLQGIFRDDPAYRIVEAAPYLGRN
- a CDS encoding bestrophin family protein; translated protein: MIVREKGNWLRLLFVWHGSVLPQILPRLLVLGILSGAVVYGHGHLLHYKVPLNAAPFTLFGVTLAIFLSFYNNASYDRFWEGRKQWGALLNTTRSLARQALTLGHHPADAPGPPHFVRLLIAFTHALKHQLRYTDAAPDLARLLPASVAQAVQGAAFKPVLLLLEMGRWVQQGRENGQFDTTTQLAFDHNFNLLADIVGGCERLAGTLIPYTYSVILHRTVYLYCFLLPFGLVDSIGWLTPLIVVFVGYTFMALDAIMREIEEPFGLGANDLALNTMSHTIESTLLEMVGAPVPPAPERAARYIFD
- a CDS encoding DUF433 domain-containing protein; protein product: MESLLARITTNPRQCGGRPCIRGMRIRVADVRQLFAAGLTAEQILAEMPDLEALDLQAALHHAA
- a CDS encoding GNAT family N-acetyltransferase; the protein is MIPLIAQTPRLTILAASRALLTAELHKPQYFPLLLGAALPAAWPLPGGPSRAAQEGALAQLTAGGRDAAGWYGWYALRKAEGDVPRTLVGVGGFAGPPDAAGMAELDFFIAEEWRGQGLATELVGGLVQQAAATGRVRRLVAHTPAGHPAAQQVLRRNGFEPAETAAETLCFERAVVPAADAALGPVGA
- a CDS encoding SDH family Clp fold serine proteinase; the protein is MSLPRELFDKTIFDLVTNQLKDLEAKLDSDVLFYYGPIDISYIKLFRDCIEELKSPANQEKMHERLTIVLNTPGGSAEATEKMVEIVRANYSELYFVVPDFAMSAGTLFCMAGDKIYMDYSSSLGPIDPQVLVGNAYVPALGYLDKVDEFIKKSAAGTLTQAEFLMLQQQDIAKLNFYQQAKELTISLMKDWLVQYKFKDWTTHRTDAQKKGQPVTNQEKIDRADSIARDLGDNKRWHSHGRFIGINTIQTVLRLEVEDYSKDVPLRNLIRSYNDMILSYILRHQFPALIHSKLGF
- a CDS encoding type II toxin-antitoxin system HicB family antitoxin; the protein is MATLLTDPHGRLTKAQVEVLLVLDDDSGQYVAYCPALELSSYGDTEDEARAAFEDALAIFLKDTAERGTLDQLLLALGWRLLKQPEPVYEPPRLSVELLNQTARSRRILTEEVLLPA
- a CDS encoding ribonucleoside-diphosphate reductase subunit alpha, with translation MLVIKRDGRRESVKFDKVTARIEKLCYGLHMDFVSPIEVAKKVIDGIYDGVTTVELDNLAAETAASLTTRHPDYAILAARIAVSNLHKVTSKSFSSTMKRLYTYEDPKNGDNASLLAKDVWEVIHKHAATLDSAIIYDRDYNYDFFGFKTLERSYLLRLEGKVVERPQHMLMRVSVGIHKEDIESAIKTYNLMSERWFTHATPTLFNAGTPKPQMSSCFLLTMKDDSIDGIYDTLKNCALISQSAGGIGLSISNVRATGSYIKGTNGNSNGLVPMLKVFNDTARYVDQGGGKRKGAFAIYLEPWHADVFEFLDLKKNHGKEEMRARDLFYAMWTPDLFMKRVEDNGDWTLMCPHECPGLENSWGPEFEKLYLKYERDGRGRKTIKAQELWFAILESQTETGTPYMLFKDAANRKSNQQNLGTIKSSNLCTEILEYTDKDEIAVCNLASLALPRYLVTDAKGNVTFDHDKLYEVTYQATLNLNKVIDVNYYPVPETQRSNFRHRPIGLGVQGLADTFIALRMPFESDEASGLNEDIFETIYFAAMTASKDLAMKEGAYETFQGSPLSQGKFQFDLWGVTPKSGRWDWDTLRAEVIEHGVRNSLLVAPMPTASTAQILGNNESFEPYTSNIYVRRVLSGEFMVVNKHLLKDLVALGLWNDAMKQEIIAANGSVQGIARVPQHIKDLYKTVWEISQRRIIDMSADRGAYICQSQSLNLHVLNVNFGKLTSMHFHSWKRGLKTGMYYLRTKAAADAIKFTVEKQAAETLEPMLVAAQNQSDMSCSLDNPDACEACGS
- a CDS encoding fatty acid desaturase family protein, yielding MLLPKFAPPRSFHAELKRRTAEYFQTTGKAQTGNASLLGKAALLLGALVALYVHLVFFTPAAGWALAECVLMGGVLALIGFNVMHDGAHGSFSRHGWLNKVAAFTLNVLGGSSYMWDAKHNTVHHMYTNIDGVDDDLDIRPWMRMTPDQPRHRAHRFQHLYFGFFYCLLYISWIFFTDYQKYFSRKIGSVDLKPMSTNDHLIFWGFKLLNLGLYVALPIYMVGWGPWLAGFLLTSAVAGFTLSIVFQLAHTVEQAAFPVPHETTRKMEDDWAIHQLRTTANFATDSRVISWLVGGLNFQVEHHLFPKISHVHYPKLSKIIRQTCEEFGLPYQEYPKMRYAVASHVAFLRQMGRA
- a CDS encoding DUF433 domain-containing protein, with amino-acid sequence MATPVSPTHPRITLDYDICHGQPVVHGLRYPVWSVLEYVSSGMSEAEILADYPDLEAEDLRACQAYAASILKKISQTLAGDGTRRAVTKQEMLAHLIQTGKVPPGTVLNERGQLPLRH